Within Streptomyces sp. SS1-1, the genomic segment GGCCGGGTCCGCCGCCACCCCCGTGCAGCGGACCCGGCCCTTTCCTATGGCCGGACACCACCCCCCGGGGAGTGCCTAAGCGACACTGTCCCCCGAAGGCGGCGTCCGGCCCCCATCCCCCGGCGCTGGACTGTGGGTGGTTCACCTATGGGTCACCAGCACATGACGGCCGTCTCGCCGGATCCCCAGGTGGAGTACATACGGACCCGGACCACATAGTGGCGGCCCTTGACCAGACGGGTCCGCACCGTGGCGTTGTGTGGGGTGCCGCCGTCGTCGGTGCCCGCGAGATAGCGGGGGCGGCCGTCGCGTTCCTCGAAGAGCACGACGAGGGTGTCGGCGTCCCCGAAGGTGCCCACCGTGTACGTGCGCGTCTCCGGGGGCTCGATGGTGAAGTCCGCCTGGGTGCCGGGTGCGAGCCGCAGGGGCGCCGAGCGGAACGGCACCAGTACGCGGGGCTCGCGTACCGGGTCCGGCGGATACCAGCGGCGGACGAAGTCCTTGTCGGCGGACGACAGCACACCCGGCGGGGTGAGGCCCGCGCGGAACTGCTCGGGCTCCAGGATCAGTCCCGCCGGGAAGGGGTACTCCATGATCGAATGAGGGTCCCAGACGGAGCCGTTGACCTCGTGCGCGTCCAGCTTGCGCAGGACGTTGAACCACGTCGTGTCCCGGCTCCAGAAGTTCGGTGGCCCCGCCAGGTCCGTGTACACCGCCTCGTCGTCCCAGTGGATCCCGGCGAACGGGCTCTGGTGCTCGTGCAGCATGCCCAGCGCGTGCCCGATCTCGTGCAGGGCCGTCCCGCGTTCGCCCGGCGCGGTCAGGTCCCAGCCGAAGTTCATGGTGCGCTCGTCGGAGCCGACCCGCAGCGCGTCCCGGCCGACGGCGGACCAGGAGCCGTCGCCGCTCTGGAAGCCGATCCGCAGCTCCGCCTCCGATCGGTCGTCCACCTCCACGAACGACAGGCCGATCCCGAGGCCGCCCCACTCCTGGAAGCACTCGCGCACGACGTCCCGCTGCTCCTTGCCGCCCACCCACGACACCGCCCGCGTCCGGCCCGTGCCACGGTCGGCGATCACGGACGTGTCGGTGTCCCGGTCGAAGAAGTGGTAGTGCAGGACGGTGCCGTTCACCCACATACGGTGCCCGGAGACCAGCGCGTGGAGCCGCCCGGCGGCCAGCCCCGGTGGGAAGGCCGGCGCCGACTGCTGCGCGAGGGAGCAGTAGCGAGCGGTCATGCCCCCAAGGGTGCCGTCGCGGCACCCCGGACGCCTGAGTCGGGGGCTACTCAAGTACCGGTGTATCAGATCTGAGTCACCGTGCTCCTAATGCCGTGACGAGCTACGAACGCGCGGCCAGGACCCTGGATCCGCCCTGGCCGTTCACCGGCAGGGAGAGCGAACTCGACGTCGTGCGCGCCTCCTTGGGCGCCGGCCGGGACGGCGTCGTCGTCACCGGGCCGGTCGGCTGCGGCAAGTCCCGGCTCGTCGCCGAGGCCACGCGCGGGACCGGGTGCGCCCGGGTGGCCGGCACTCCCGAGACCCGGCACATCCGCTTCGCCGCGTTCGCCCACCTCGTTCCCGGGACGGCCTCCCTGCACGACGCCTGCCGGCACCTGTCCGACGTACGGCTGCTCGTGGTCGACGACGCGCATCTGCTCGACGACGCCTCCGCCGCGCTCGTCCACCAACTGGCCGTGCACGGCCGGACTCGCCTCGTCGTCGTCACCGCCGAGGCCGCGCCCGCACCGGCCGCCATCTCCCGCCTCTGGACCGGCGACCTGCTGCCCCGCCTCACCCTGGGGCAGCTGTCCCGGGAGGACACCGCGCGCCTGCTGGCCGGCGCGCCCGGCGCCCCCGGCCTGGAGCCCCTCACCGTGAACCGGCTGCACCACCTGTGCCAGGGCGACCTGCGGCTGCTGCGCGACCTGGTCGACGCCGTGCGCGAGCGCGGACTGCTCAGCCGCGTCGACGGCACCGACGGCTGGGCGTGGCGCGGCCCGCTGCCGGTCACCGCGACCGTACGCGAACGCACCGCCCGGCTCCTGGACCGGTCCTGCCCCGCGGAGCGCGAGACGCTGCAACGCCTCGCGTTCGCCGAGCCGTTGCCCGTCGACCCGGAACGGGACGCGCTCGATCTGCGCGCGCTGGAGCACCTGGAGGCCGACGGCCTGGTCCGCGTCGACGACCGGGGCGCCGTCCGGCTCGCGCACCCCCTGCACGGCCCGGTCCTGCGGGCGACTGCGGGCCGGCTGCGGGCGCGCCGCCTGACCCGTGCGCCGGACCGCTGCGGCCCCGCCCTGGAGGCCGAGCGGGCCGCGCTCCTCGGCCGGATCGAACGCGCGGACGTCCGGACCGTGGCCGCGCCGGTGGGGGAGTGGCTGGTCGCGCAGGGCGCACCGTTGCCCGCAGGATACGCGGCCGTACGGGCCCGCTACGCCCGTCTGCGGGGTGAGCTGCGGGAGGCCGCGGCCTGGGCGAGGGAGGGGCTGCGCGACGGCACCGGCGACGCCGCCTGCCACCGCGAACTGGCCCTCGCCACAGCACAGTCGGGCGACGCCCCGGCCGTGCCCACGATCACGGGTGGCCGCCCTCACGGGGGTGGGGCGGTCACCCGGCCGACGGCGGCGGAGGACGACGCGTACGACGCCGTCCGCCTCGGGCACCCCGGGCGGGCCGCCGGCCGCCTCACCGGGGTCTTCGCCGCGCACGCCGACGCCCTGGCACGCGGCGACGGCGACGCCCTGGACCGGGTGGCCGAACAACTCGGGGCGCGCGGCTTCCTGCTGTTCGCCGCCGAGGCGCACGCGCAAGCGGCCCGCGCACACCGCGACCCGCGCGCCGCCCGCACCTCCCGCACCCGCGCGGTCGCGCTGGCCCGCCGCTGCCAGGGCGCGCGGACGCCCGCGCTGTCCGGTCTGGCCCTCGGCGAACTCACCGCCCGGCAACGGCAGATCGTCGACCTGGCGGCCGTCGGCCTCACCAACCGGGAGATCGCCGAGAAGCTCACCCTGTCCGTCCGGACCGTCGGCAACCACCTGTACAGCGCCTACGCCCGCCTCGGCGCGCCCGACCGGGGCGCCTTGCCCTGGCTGCTGTCGGCCCAGGGGGCGTGCTCGGCCTGAGTGGGACCGCACGCCGGGACCGCCCCGGCCACCCGACCGCAGCGAACGCCCGGCCCGGTGCCCGGGGTGGGGCGCGTCCGGCCCCGTCGTCCGCGCGGTGGCTGGTGATCCGTACCGCCCCGAGGTGGCAGCGCTCGATCTGAACCCGAGCCGGGCACCCGCCCTTCAGGCGCCCCGGAGCCGTGAACGCCGGCCCAGGCGCCTGCTCGGCGCGTGCCGGCCCCTCGCCCGCGTCGCCGTGACCCGTGCTGGCGGAGCCCAACGCCGCGCGCCCGGCCTGAAGTCCGTACCGTCCGGCCGTGGCTGTCGCCACCCCAACGGCACCCCTCGACCGCGCTCCGCTCCGTCCCTCAAGACTCCGCTCTGTCCCTCAAGCCGCCCCGAACGCCGTGAACGCCCACCCCGTCGCCCGGTGCAGGGCGTCGGCCGGGAGGGCGGACCTCGCGTCCCTCAGCGCCTCCGCCAGGGACAGGCCCGCGTCCAGGCCCTTGTGGAGGGCCAGCATCAGGGGCACCACCGCCGCGTCGTTCACGGGTGCGCTGCACGCCACCACGCCCGCCGTGCCCAGCGGCAGCAACGCCGTGACCAGGCCCAGCAGTTCGTCCGCGCCGACCGACGCGAAACGGGCCGTGTCGCAGCAGGACAGGATGATCCGGTACGGGGAACGGGCCAGCCGTTCGAAGTCGTGGACGACGATCGGGCCGTCCGCCATCCGCAACGACGAGAACAGCGGGCTGTCGGCCCGGAACGCGCCGTGCGCCGCGATGTGCGCCAACTCGGCGCCGTCCAGCTCCTCCAGCACCCGCGGCACCCGCGCGTCGGCGTGTTCGAGGACGACCGCGCCGCCGTACCGGACGGCCAGGTGCGGCACCTCGGCGCCGCCCGTCGCCAGCCCCGGCCCGCGCACCAGCACATGCCGGCCCCGCGGCGGCGGCTCCGTCTCGCGGGCCCGCAGCCAGCTGCTCGCCGACGGCGACACGCTCACCACCCGCTCCCGCAGCGACGGCAGCAGCGCCCACGGCACCCGGTGCAGCCGGGCCGGCGGCACGACCACCACCGGTCCGTCGCCCAGCTGTGCCGCCGCGGGCCCCAGCAGCAGTTCCTCCAGACGCCGCCCGGCCGCCTCCACCACCGGCAGCCGCGCCTCCGCCCCCGGATGCGCGAGCCGGCGCAGCCCGGCCTGGACGTGCTCGGCCTCCACCTCCGCCTCCGCCAGCAGCCCGGCCTCGTACCGGCGCACCCGCCCCTGCCCGCACAGCAGCACCTGGACCCGCCCGTCCAGCACGGCGAGCTCCACCAGCCGTACGTCGTCCGCGAGCCGGTCCAGCAGCCGGCCCGGGTCGAAGCGGTGCCCGTCGCCCGGGGCGTCACCCCGCATGTGCAGGGTCCGGGCGCGGATCTCCCGTTCCAGGCGCCGCTGTTCGCGTTCCAGCGCCGGTACCGGACGGGCGTCCATCCGGGCCGCCTCGGCCCGTGCCGCGATCTCCCGGAACGCCGTGAGGTCGCTCTGCAGCTGCGGGTCGGCCGGTGGTCTGGTCGGGGGCGCCGACAGGGCCGTCGCCCGCCAGCGCTCGCTCCACACCAGCAGCCGCCGCGGCCCCCCGCTCTCCAGGCTCGCCTGCTGCGCCAGCGCCGCCAGCTCCGCGCCCTGCGCGCTCGCCCGCGCCCGCAGCTCGGACGCGCCCAGCGTCATCCGGTGCGCGTCCAGCA encodes:
- a CDS encoding M12 family metallopeptidase encodes the protein MTARYCSLAQQSAPAFPPGLAAGRLHALVSGHRMWVNGTVLHYHFFDRDTDTSVIADRGTGRTRAVSWVGGKEQRDVVRECFQEWGGLGIGLSFVEVDDRSEAELRIGFQSGDGSWSAVGRDALRVGSDERTMNFGWDLTAPGERGTALHEIGHALGMLHEHQSPFAGIHWDDEAVYTDLAGPPNFWSRDTTWFNVLRKLDAHEVNGSVWDPHSIMEYPFPAGLILEPEQFRAGLTPPGVLSSADKDFVRRWYPPDPVREPRVLVPFRSAPLRLAPGTQADFTIEPPETRTYTVGTFGDADTLVVLFEERDGRPRYLAGTDDGGTPHNATVRTRLVKGRHYVVRVRMYSTWGSGETAVMCW
- a CDS encoding LuxR C-terminal-related transcriptional regulator — encoded protein: MTSYERAARTLDPPWPFTGRESELDVVRASLGAGRDGVVVTGPVGCGKSRLVAEATRGTGCARVAGTPETRHIRFAAFAHLVPGTASLHDACRHLSDVRLLVVDDAHLLDDASAALVHQLAVHGRTRLVVVTAEAAPAPAAISRLWTGDLLPRLTLGQLSREDTARLLAGAPGAPGLEPLTVNRLHHLCQGDLRLLRDLVDAVRERGLLSRVDGTDGWAWRGPLPVTATVRERTARLLDRSCPAERETLQRLAFAEPLPVDPERDALDLRALEHLEADGLVRVDDRGAVRLAHPLHGPVLRATAGRLRARRLTRAPDRCGPALEAERAALLGRIERADVRTVAAPVGEWLVAQGAPLPAGYAAVRARYARLRGELREAAAWAREGLRDGTGDAACHRELALATAQSGDAPAVPTITGGRPHGGGAVTRPTAAEDDAYDAVRLGHPGRAAGRLTGVFAAHADALARGDGDALDRVAEQLGARGFLLFAAEAHAQAARAHRDPRAARTSRTRAVALARRCQGARTPALSGLALGELTARQRQIVDLAAVGLTNREIAEKLTLSVRTVGNHLYSAYARLGAPDRGALPWLLSAQGACSA
- a CDS encoding CHAT domain-containing protein, with product MVFAAPNDALARAEGVLDADPSPLRASVAHQVIGIWQRDWGDIRIALHHLRRARDLAARAESAEREADVLATLGVALVHAGRTQQGLAALERGVERVSGHPRARVLFRRAYARWVLGHHREALEDVRRAIPVLRQADDVIWTARALTLRATVHLALGAVDRADADFTAAETLWDTTGQEHDKADAVESRGLAAFRSGDIPAALRLLDEAEERYAKLGTPTFMLSIRRCEVLMAAGLAPEALAEADAAIAVLDRIGGQSTRKAELLLAAATAARLAGDAHTAIARADMAVRLFTGQRRPWWEAHARLVLIEARVAAGRGSGRLVADTAAVAERLASFGAPAAPEASLLAGRIALGLGWRADAERHLALAARSRRSGPPLARMTGWAAQALRARAAGSGRGVLEACRRGLDVLDAHRMTLGASELRARASAQGAELAALAQQASLESGGPRRLLVWSERWRATALSAPPTRPPADPQLQSDLTAFREIAARAEAARMDARPVPALEREQRRLEREIRARTLHMRGDAPGDGHRFDPGRLLDRLADDVRLVELAVLDGRVQVLLCGQGRVRRYEAGLLAEAEVEAEHVQAGLRRLAHPGAEARLPVVEAAGRRLEELLLGPAAAQLGDGPVVVVPPARLHRVPWALLPSLRERVVSVSPSASSWLRARETEPPPRGRHVLVRGPGLATGGAEVPHLAVRYGGAVVLEHADARVPRVLEELDGAELAHIAAHGAFRADSPLFSSLRMADGPIVVHDFERLARSPYRIILSCCDTARFASVGADELLGLVTALLPLGTAGVVACSAPVNDAAVVPLMLALHKGLDAGLSLAEALRDARSALPADALHRATGWAFTAFGAA